In Thermanaerothrix sp., the genomic window TATGGGCATGCTGCTTATCATGGACACCCAAAGGGCTTGACTGAAGGCGTCCGTCACGCTCAGGGTCCCCAACCAAACCACCTCACTTAAAGCTGGTGACGAGGCTGGCTATCACCAGATCCCATCCGTCCGCCATTACGAAGAGCAGCACCTTGAACGGCAGGGATATCATCATGGGGGGCAGCATTATCATTCCCATGCTCATGAGAACGCTGGATACGATCATGTCCACCACGATGAAGGGGATGAATATCACCACCCCCATCTGAAAGGCGGTCTTCAACTCGCTCAGGATGAACGCGGGGATGAGCACCCTGGTGGGCACCTGGTCCTGGTTCTTTGGCTGCTTCATCTTGGCAAGCCTCACCATTAGGGACAGCTCCTGTTCCCTTGTCTGGCGCAGCATGAAGGCCCTCACTGGACCCTCCGCCCCCTGAAAGGCCCGCTCCGCGGATATCTGCCCCCTCATGTATGGAACCAAGGCCCCCTTGTAGACCTGGTCCCACACCGGAGCCATGGTGAAGAATGTGAGGAACAGCGCCAGGGACGCTATCACCTGATTGGGGGGTATCTGCTGAAGCCCCATGGCGTTTCTTACAAACCCCAGGACCACCAATATCCTGGTAAAGCTGGTGAGCATGAGCACTATGGCGGGAGCCATGCTCAAAACCGTCATCAGCGCCACTATCTGCAGCGTCAACGCCACATCCTGCTGGGACCTGGCGGCGTCAACCCCTATCCTCAAAGCAGGCACCGGCAAAGTGGGAGGCACCGGCTGGGCGTGGGCACACCCCGCCAGAATAGCGCAAAGCGCCGCCCCCAATAACAAACCCCGCTTAAGGCTCAACCGCCCCACCCCCCGTATCGCCGCTGCGTTCAACGTGGCGTTCGAACTCCTCAGCCTCCCAGCGATGAAGCACCTCAAACCCCCCCTTGGGGGACGAGATTACCGCCACCACCGTGGGCCCCATTTTAAGAACATAAACAAGGTCCCGCCCCACGGGGGTCACCGACAACACCGCGACCCCACCGGAGGGGTTAAGCCGCCACAGCCGCGGCAGGGCCCGAACCAACAGGGCCCCCGCAGCACCCAGCACCAAAAGACCGCCTAGCACCTTGATAAGGTAGCTCCAAAGGCTGACTTCCTCCACCGGGACACCTCGCATGATAATTTAATATTAACCAATAAAAGATAAAAAAATAAAAGGAGTGCCGGGGGATACTCCCCGCCACCCCCTTGGGGAAGCCGCCTCCTCAGGATAGGGCCTTGCTCAGGGCCTCCAGCACCCTGTCGGGCTGGAAGGGTTTAACTATGAAGTCCGCCGCCCCCGCCCTTATGGCCTCTATGACCATGGCCTGCTGGCCCATGGCGCTGACCATAACCACCTTTGCGTTGGGATCCTGCTGCTTTATCTCCTTAACCGCCGCCAGGCCGTCCATCTCCGGCATGGTTATGTCCATGGTGACCACGTCGGGCTTAAGCTCTGAGTACATCTGAACCGCGACCTTACCGTTCTCGGCCTCGCCCACCACCTCGAAGCCGTTCTTGGTAAGGATGTCCTTCAACATCATCCTCATGAAGGCTGCGTCATCTACTATAAGAACCCTGGTTCCCATTCTGCCCTCTCCTTCCTGGAAGAAAATGGCCTGCCTTAGACGCCCATGGAGCGGATCCGCTCCGCCCGGCTCACGATCTCGGTTATCCTCACCCCGAAGCTCTCGTCTATGACCACGACCTCGCCCCTGGCTATGAGCTTACCGTTGACCAACACATCAACCGGCTCACCGGCCATCCTGTTCAATTCTACCACGGAGCCGGGGCTCATGTTCAATATATCCGCGATGGTCTTTCTGGCCCTACCGAGCTCAACAGTTATTCTAACAGGAATATCCGCTATCAGGTCAATAGCGCTGGAAGAAACCGCCACCTCCTGCCCTCCAAGGGGGGCAAACTCCGCGGGGCGCACGTCCACGGGAGCGGTGGAGATCGAGGCGCTTCGGGGGGCAAAGGCCGCCTCCGGAGCTGCCTGGGAAGGCCGCGGCGCGACGGGCTGCTGCGGCGATGGAGCGCTCCGCGGCGCCTCATGGGGCTTCTCCTGAGGCGCCGAGGCCTCCCTTATGCGGTTTGCCAACTCCTTGGCGCTGCCCGCGGGCAACACCACGAAGATCGAGAAGGGGTCCACCCCCTCCACCGCCACGTCCAGCCGGGCTATCCAGGCCTCCTCCGTAACCGGCAGGGAGTCAAAGGGCACCCACGAAAAGTCCGAAAGCCCGCCGGACGTATCCTTCGGCGCAAGCCTCGCCCCCTTCAGCATCCCGCTTATGCTGGTGAGGGCGGAACCTATCAGCTGGCTGAAACCCTCCTGGGCGGCGGAAAGATAGAGGTCGTTGGGCTCCTCCGGCAGCTCCTTGGCATCCCCTCCCATCATCAGGTCCGCCAAGGTCAACGCCCCCCGGTCGGTGGTCACCAGCCTGGCGGGGGCATCGTCAAGGCCGTCCCAGGCCATGGAGAAGGCGAAGATGGACATGGCCCCCACCTTCTCCACCACCGAGTTCTGAGGCGCCGATTCGCAAAGCCCCACCGAGACGGACACGGACCTCCCAGCCAACATGCCCATCACGCCTCCCACGGCGGAAGCCGCGGTGGAGGCCACCTCCTTGAGCACCTCCATCTCGTCCAGGGTTACAGCCCCGCCGCCGCCCCCTCCCGAAGGCTTGCCGCCGGTCAGAAGGGCGTCTATCTCGTCTTGGCTAAGGAAATCCTCGCCCATTTCTTAATCCTCCCCGTGATGGGCGAGCCCCTCCCCGCTTAATACCTCGAGGATCCTCGCCGCATAGTGCTTTTCAAAGGTTCCAGCCTCACACAGGAACTTGACCCTGTTGCCCACCCTAAGCCCCAAGGGGTCCGACGTCTTACCGTCAAGCCGGATAACGTCCCCCTCCCGAAGCTGAAGCACATCCCCAAGGGTGAGCACCGTGTGCCCAAGCTCCAGCGCCATGGGCACCGCCACCTGGTGAAGCCTCGCCTCTATGGCATCCCTGGCGCCCTCCACGTTCTTCCTTCCCGTGGAGGCAAACCAGTGCTGGGACGACAGCTTGTCTATCATGGGCTCCATCACAAAGTAGGGGATGCACAGGTTCATTATCCCCTCCGTCTCCCCCACCTGAATCTTCAACGTTACCAAAAGCACCATGTCGCTGCCGGGACATATCTGCACGAAAAACGGGTTGCTCTCCATGCTCTCAAACCGGAACCGTATGTCCACCACGGTGCTCCAGCTCTCCTCAAGGTGCTCCAGGATCTTCAGCATCACCCGCTCCACCACGGTGCGCTCTATGTCGGTAAGATCCCGGGGCTTCCTTATGGGCTCCCCCTTGCCGCCAAGCATCCTGTCTATTATGGAGAACACCAGATGAGGGTTCATCTCCAACACCGCGTTCCCGCTCAAGGGGTACATCTCAAGCACCCCCATCACCGTGGGCTGAACCAGGGACCTTATGAACTCGTCGTAGGCCAGCTGGTCAACGGACACTACCTCCGCGGAAACCATGGACCTCACCAGCGTGGACAACGACGTGGTCAGCTGCCTGGCGAAGGAGTCGTGTATCATCTGGATGGCCCTGAGCTGGTCCTTGCTGAACTTGTCGGGGCGCCTGAAGTCGTAAACCTTTATCTTCCTGTCGTCCTGCTTCTCTATGGACGCCAGGTCCACGCTCCCGCTGGACAGGGCCTGCAGAAGGGAGTCTATCTCGTTCTGGGAGAGAACCTCCGGTACCACTTAACCACCTCCCTACTGCAACATGAACTGGTCGAAGAGGACCTGCCTTACCGCAACCTTGTCATCCTTCTTCGTCCTGGGAAGCAACGAGTTAAGCCGCCCCCTGAGATCCTGGGCCAGTATCTGAGCCCCCTCGGAACTCTTGAGCTCGTCGTAGCGCCGGTCCTTCACGGTAAGTATTATCTCGTTCTTAACCCTGGACATCCAGCCCGCATCGGATAACAGCGCCGCCGCATCGGGATCCTCCATCTCCAGGGTAACCCCCAGCTGTATCAAATGGGGCTCCGGGTCCGCCAGGTTTATGGTGAAGTTCCCCACCGACACCGTGGGCCCCGGAGGCAGAAGCTTCTCCTTGGGCTTATCGGGGCCGAAGAACTTAAGCCCCACCATCACCCCTCCTCCTATGCCGAGGAGCAGGACCACCACCCCT contains:
- a CDS encoding response regulator codes for the protein MGTRVLIVDDAAFMRMMLKDILTKNGFEVVGEAENGKVAVQMYSELKPDVVTMDITMPEMDGLAAVKEIKQQDPNAKVVMVSAMGQQAMVIEAIRAGAADFIVKPFQPDRVLEALSKALS
- the fliP gene encoding flagellar type III secretion system pore protein FliP (The bacterial flagellar biogenesis protein FliP forms a type III secretion system (T3SS)-type pore required for flagellar assembly.), which codes for MSLKRGLLLGAALCAILAGCAHAQPVPPTLPVPALRIGVDAARSQQDVALTLQIVALMTVLSMAPAIVLMLTSFTRILVVLGFVRNAMGLQQIPPNQVIASLALFLTFFTMAPVWDQVYKGALVPYMRGQISAERAFQGAEGPVRAFMLRQTREQELSLMVRLAKMKQPKNQDQVPTRVLIPAFILSELKTAFQMGVVIFIPFIVVDMIVSSVLMSMGMIMLPPMMISLPFKVLLFVMADGWDLVIASLVTSFK
- the fliM gene encoding flagellar motor switch protein FliM codes for the protein MVPEVLSQNEIDSLLQALSSGSVDLASIEKQDDRKIKVYDFRRPDKFSKDQLRAIQMIHDSFARQLTTSLSTLVRSMVSAEVVSVDQLAYDEFIRSLVQPTVMGVLEMYPLSGNAVLEMNPHLVFSIIDRMLGGKGEPIRKPRDLTDIERTVVERVMLKILEHLEESWSTVVDIRFRFESMESNPFFVQICPGSDMVLLVTLKIQVGETEGIMNLCIPYFVMEPMIDKLSSQHWFASTGRKNVEGARDAIEARLHQVAVPMALELGHTVLTLGDVLQLREGDVIRLDGKTSDPLGLRVGNRVKFLCEAGTFEKHYAARILEVLSGEGLAHHGED
- a CDS encoding flagellar basal body-associated FliL family protein, with product MAKKAVIFVVVGVVVLLLGIGGGVMVGLKFFGPDKPKEKLLPPGPTVSVGNFTINLADPEPHLIQLGVTLEMEDPDAAALLSDAGWMSRVKNEIILTVKDRRYDELKSSEGAQILAQDLRGRLNSLLPRTKKDDKVAVRQVLFDQFMLQ
- the fliN gene encoding flagellar motor switch protein FliN, with the translated sequence MGEDFLSQDEIDALLTGGKPSGGGGGGAVTLDEMEVLKEVASTAASAVGGVMGMLAGRSVSVSVGLCESAPQNSVVEKVGAMSIFAFSMAWDGLDDAPARLVTTDRGALTLADLMMGGDAKELPEEPNDLYLSAAQEGFSQLIGSALTSISGMLKGARLAPKDTSGGLSDFSWVPFDSLPVTEEAWIARLDVAVEGVDPFSIFVVLPAGSAKELANRIREASAPQEKPHEAPRSAPSPQQPVAPRPSQAAPEAAFAPRSASISTAPVDVRPAEFAPLGGQEVAVSSSAIDLIADIPVRITVELGRARKTIADILNMSPGSVVELNRMAGEPVDVLVNGKLIARGEVVVIDESFGVRITEIVSRAERIRSMGV